A stretch of DNA from Telopea speciosissima isolate NSW1024214 ecotype Mountain lineage chromosome 5, Tspe_v1, whole genome shotgun sequence:
ACATAGACTTGTACAATCTAGTAGGGACTGTTTGGGTTCATGTAGGGGAAACACTCCCTGTGTTCCCTAGCTTCCTTGGAATGTTGAATCTAATTTTGAGGAACAACAGTTGCACCAGGAACACATCCATGGCACGAATCCAAACTTCCTCCTAACTGGATTTTTGAGCCAATGGACAcatacagaaaagaaaaaggaagataaATACCTATATTATTCTCGCTTCCTATTTAGAATCATAATCATAAATGATACTGCTAAACAGGGTTTTCTCACATTGTTTCTCATTTCTACTTTGTGTAGGTGTTAGAGAAAAGGCAAAAAGAAATCCGCTCTTGTTCATGCCAAATAGGAAGTTAATGATGACTTATATCAATTGGAACCAAACAGTAAGCGCAAAATTACTCCAACAAGCTACAGGACCATTCCTAGACACCAATTCTTATGCTTTTATTTGCATTAGCACAATCTACTAGGGAAGGAAAGCTTGTATGAACAAATACATTTACCTTATTACATGATCACATGTGTACCGAAGCATACATTTTCCTTATTACATGTTTACATATGTAGTGAAACATGATGCAGGTTAAAGTGACCATACATGCTACAGCTATTGTTGCTTGGGGAATTTTACATCTGGATTTCGCATTGACTTTAGCCACATATCTGCCATTATGCGTGAAGAAAGGCTCCAGAGTAAATCTTGTTCTTTTGCTTGGATGTGTTTGCCCTTCCTTCGTGCTTTACCCAGTCCATATGCAACCAACCACTGCATTGCAGTTAGTCGTGGCTTCTCAGCATCCCATTGAGGCCGCTTCCCTCCTGCCCTCACCTTCAAACCTGCAACATGCAAACTCACTACTTTGAACCTCTTGTCCTCATCATATTTGGACCCTGTCGAATCCACATGTGTGGCCTGAATCAGTGCGATTACTGGTCCTCCTACTGCCTCATACCGCCTCAATGGATCTCTTAGCTGGATAACCACCAATAGTGTGAGTATTTCTGGCTTGCCGGGATCACCTTTGGAGGTAGTTAGACCTCCATTTCTCAACCAATCATCAAACGGAACAGCAGAGGCCAAGGGGTGGCTTGGATCTTTCCCCCTGATTATTTCTGTACCCTCAACAAGTGGAGAAACATCGAAAGGTGCATCTTCGTCTGCCATGTCTGCCTGTATCTTCAAAGCGTCGATTGCCATAGATTCAATTTTTTGCATTGAGAAAGCTAGAATCTCATCCACCATCACTGGTTGCTCGCTCACGTTCCAAATTCCGGTCGAGATCCTCTCTTTCCTGCCCGTACTCATTGCAGTTGTCATGGATTTTACTGCTGCAATGGTACGAGCTGCACTTGAGCTAGCGCCTTCTTTGTCCCTTCCATGGATGATTGCTGAAGCAATGCCTTCAAAAGCTATCTGTTCTGCTGTTTTACCTATCAGTTCATCAATTGGAATTGAAGATAGGATTTCTGAGCTCAGTTCTTCAATTCCAAGAGCCGCCATTCTCTGAAAGATCTCAAACCCACTCATGGATTTGTGTGATGGAAGAATCAATGGTTTTGAGATCTGCATCGCAAGTTTTGGAGTTTCTTTTCTAGTTACCTCATTATTGAAAGGATTCATGGCAGCTAAATAACCCCCATCTCTTGTCTGGACTACCGAGCCTAAGCCCTTTCCAAGGTCTGACAGGAAAACTTTGGATTCAGCCGCTGCATCTTCTTCAGCAGCTTCCAGTTTGAGTGTATAAATGTCAGGTTGACCAAATTTGAATTCATTAGCCTCCTCGTCCTCGAGCATCTGTAGAAATTCCTTTGTTACCGTTTCTTCATCTGCATCTAATCTTTGTGATTCAGTTTCATCCTCTGTTTTAACTGAATTTTCACTATTCATCATAGATTCAAGAGCTTTGATCTGCTGAGCGATTGAATCAAGCTCTGTTAATCTTGTTAGGTGGATTTGATCATTCACAACTTCCTTAACAACCTCACTAGAAACTGATCTCCCATCTGAAGTGTCTTCAGATTTTACCTCTTCTGCTTCATTTTTGTCTTGGATTTCAACTCCTTTATCCACAACTTCAAAATCTGGAAGATCGAAGTCATCGATGTCCGGCTCCATCTCTTTGGGTTTCTGAATGGAGGAGGAAGTAGAAGGAGCAGGAGCTGGCTCATCAAGATTCAAGTCATCCATTGCCTGAAAATCCATTGATGTTCTAGTCTTTGAAGGAGTTAAGGGTTCCATTCTGCGAGACATTCTTGGGCTGGGAATACTGAAGGAAGACTTGGATTGTTTACGACCAAAAGAAGACGAGGAATCTGTACCTCTACCGGCTCCCGGACTAACAGCTTGACCATAAATTCCTGATCCTCCATCTTTCTCCATAATTTGGAATCCTAATTTCAGGACTAATTCTCCTCCTTTTGCCTTTCCCGACAGATCAAAACTAATATCCCATTGCCGAACCCGTGTTCCTTCAAAGTTCTTTTCGATGGATTCCTGAACCAGGAGACTCAAATCCACAGAACTTCTTCCAAAATCAAGCTCGTCAGCATCAACAGCAATGACATAAATCCAGAATGGCCGTGGCTCAAACTTCACCTGTTTTCCACTGCCACCACTACTACTGCAATAGAGATTGCACTTGACAAAGAGAGTCTCTTCGAAGTCTGCTGCCCCCTGCAAGACCCTAGCGGGCATCGTCTGTACTGCCCCATCTCTGGTCTCTTTCTTCCTGACACGAACAGAAAGCCGAAGCCCATTCATAGATGCCGGTAAACCATGAACAGTTACTACTTCAACAGAGAATAAACAACTTAACTTCTGCATCCCGACATGAGAAAGAGCTCGAATCGGCTTCCAATTCCAGATTCCCTTCTTTTCAGCTGAAGCAGGTTTATCATCGATAAACTTCTTCAACTGCTGCGGCCGGTCAGACGGCATAGTCGCTCTGTCCTGTTGCTCTTCATCATCGAGCTTCGGCCGGGATCGCCATGGTGACAAGGACATGCGCCTGGAACGAGGCCTGGGCTCGAGTCTGTCGTCCTCATTTTTGGTGATAGCAGCGGCAATAGTAGATGAGATTGGGGGAACAGAGGTCCGGGGTAGAGCAAGGGAGGCGGTTCTTCGGGTGGTGGGGTTGGATTGGTAGAGGGATTGACTTAGCGCGTCAAGCTCTTCCAGGAGCTGGGAATTGGAGTTGCGTCTCCCTGGGAGCTCACTTgccattgaagaagaagttagGGAAGGAAATTTTGCAGGAACTGGGTACGGAGTTGAAATTGATGCAGAGATAGAAGGGAGGGAGGTGAAAAAAGATTATTGGGATAAGGGTTTGGAAAGTAATTTTTTGTGGGTTCTGAGGTGGAGAAACTGCCATGGATGTTGCTGAATAGATGATGatggtttgaaaaccaggaaATTTGGATCGGTAGAACGTATGGAGCATATGCTGGCAACGTTTGTCATCTTTCTCTTCCTATCTCATTCTCATGAGGGTTTCTCACTTTCTCTGTGGAAACGCAAGAGCGCCTATCCGGTCCCACCAAATTTATTGTTTGTTTTGGACTGTTTTTCTCCCGCCAAGCTACTCGTTTTGTCTggttttgttttaagtttttttctttttttttggcaaattggTTTTGTTTTAAGTGCCGATccccaatttgaatcaaatataATCGGTCAAAACCGGTCACAGAATCGGTTGATTCCTGATCCGCTTTACCCATTTTTTAAACTCTGACTGGATCAAGATCGTCTCTAGGGAGGCGTGTGCCCAGGGTGCTGCTAGGAGGCATCTAATGGTTGagttgtgccacacacatcttggtgcatgcctagggatgtgtgcaggcACAGCTCAATGGCTGGCAACACCCTAGgagtgctgggctccctggagacgagctaaattcctaCTTTTGCACCCTGGATGCATGTGAGAAAGGAATCATGATCCTCTCCAAAGCATTGGAGAGCCCAATGAGCCAGCTGACAGCTGGGGTTATTGTATGTGCATCAAGATGCATGTCaacacacatctcgatgcacaCATTAGATGCTCATTGGACGCGTGCCTCGTTGGAGAAGATCCAAATCTTGTGAGAATGATAGACCTAAGGAAACAGTTACTCAGTAGCAACGGGACCACGTCTTGTTTAAGAGAGTTTCAAAGATTAATGAATTGGATCAAAATTTTTATCAAACAAAAATTCAATCAAGAACACTGCAATGCGGCTTTGCAAGCTCAACACATCGACGTGCTAATATCCAACGGTGCCAAGctcaaggaagaaaaaagtACACTCAAGCTCACACCTTAAAACCCAGGATGCTGtccgtttcaaatcaattcTTAAGGTCGATGGACTAATGGATCACTAAGTGCAGTTGAACGTACATGTGAAAGGTAATCACTTgtctttttttattccattaATACCCTTCCTCCTCTTGTAAATGGCTAAAATGGGACTGGTGGTTACCTCTCACTCGTACGCACATACATGCAAAGGATCTGGACTGATAGACTTATAGTAGTAGGGATGGCGAGTTTATGTAACCTTCCAATCCACATATGATCCTCTAAATAATAATTGATTTGTCAGTTTGTGTGGAGAAGCATACCTCTTCTATTCACATGTACTTTCAACAAAGAACAGGTGATGGAAACaagggacctttatcccctgaggttctgATCGATACAGTTGTgcaattcctctcataagggagctgaaatgaccattcaaCCCCAAAACAATACCCGGGTGGGGTCTACCCTCTTTTTATTAGAAGCACTAGGGAACCATACGGGCAGGGAAAccacaggtgataaaaattctggaaaCAAAGGGTTTGATCACAAGGAATGAATCGGGTGCCTTCATCTTAGCAGGAGCTTGCAGTGACATTGTAGATTATATGCAACAAATTGAGGCCTTCTCAGTATAAAGCATCGTTTGATGAATTGGTTTGATGAATCGGTATGGCTGATTCGTATCAGTATCGGTGGACCGCCAATTTTTCCATGCAATCTGGCCGCAGAGAATCTACAATACCCTGCTTGAACTATCATGCTTTATGGAATTTAACATGAGACCACTTTAGCGCATACCCAAATTTATCCAATGGTAAGAATTTTCAAGTCACTCTTCCAAATGGCAGAAATAGATGATCTCATCCATAAAACCATCCAAATGAATAAATCAAGAAACAGAtttgcaccaaaaaaataataataacccGGATAAAGTTTTGGGAATcaaaatatattaataatacCAATTCTTAGATTATCTTCACCATGAAATGTTTCTTTGTAAATCATTGAAGCACCATATTAGAAGCAAACAGGGTAATACATGCTTGGGGGGAAGATTTTTGGAAGCAAATAAGGCAATACATGCTTTTGGGAGAGGGTGGGGGAAGGCCTAGAAAGATCTCCAAATCCCATCCGTTTGAGGATAATAATATACCTTAAAATTAAGAACGGTATGCTATATTGCCACTCATACATAATCAGATCATTATAATCCTTCTTCGAGAGAATGAAAAGTTTTAGACTTCTTTCAAAAAGCAATTTTGGGTCGCAAGACGTTCATCTCAGGGGTCCAACTAAAGAAGAGTTTGCATGTATTGGTATCAGTATGCATCAAATGTCAAACTCCTGtccaataaaaaattagagTTACATACAAGAATCCACCGTAGTAAGTTACAAAAACTGAACCATTAAGAATGAAAATAGCACAACTCCATTATAAGATTTGCAATATAAGCAAAAGATTCTTGCATTTTACCTGCGCAACAATTGCGAATTGGAACCTCAGACGTAACTGTCAATCAACGATTTTCTCATTTCATCAACAATGGCATTTGGTTGGGCTTCCCTCAACTTAAAGACACTCTCAATGACAGAAAGCTCTGTTGCTGTAGTGTCTGACCCACAGAATGCAGTCCAATCATTGACTGTCATACCAGCAGCTATGACTTCACTACCTCGATTAACTGTACCAGCCACGAGAGGAACTTGCAGGAGAGTAGAAAGCTCATCCAAGTCTTCAATGGATGTATGGGGGTGGACCTGTTTCATCAGACTTTCATAGTGATTAGTCAAAGGAATACACTGCTTGTCAAGCATGAACTGTGGAAAGATTTTTTTCCATACCAATCCACCTCTGTTGGAGAAAGCACAGTAACTGCCTACAAGAATGTTTCCTGCTATCGTCTGCCTGAACACTTCAACACCAAGAACATCTGCAATCATCTCCTCCGTTTCCTGATAAAAATTACCCCAAGCAaattataaaatgaaaataaagctACATCACTACAAAGCCTCTAACACGCAACACCTACTTTTGTGGAAGTAACATGCAGAGACTTAATTACCACTCAAATTCAAACTTCACAGATTTTGTACAGGAAGAACAGTTACCCAAGAATGATAATAAATTTACCTTGTCAAGATCAGTATGTGTAAGAGCAACATGGTCGTTGCAAGCTATGCAATTACCAAGAGCAGAGAGACGTTCGTCGATGCGTTGAACAACAACTTGATCTGGTAAGCTGTTCCGCAAGTGTTGAAGCTCTAGAatggaataaataaataagcaagCAAAGATGTTATGTCAAacaatatatttatatttcCAGACAGTAAATATACATACACACTCCCTATTCTGGCTTTCCCACTTCTTATTTACTTTGTGTTTGTCTTGACAAGACTGTCATTTCATGTAACATAAAGACATACTTGTTTACGATAGCGAGGATAGTTTTCTTTTCTCAGTTTCTCCTCCTGAGCCCAACAGCTTGGGGCCAAGGGTGCAGCCTTTAGGATTTCAGTCCTAAGGAGGAAAAATTTACAAGCATAAACACAAACCTAGCTCAACTCTGGAAAACCTCCCAAGTACAAGAGAGAGCCCAACCACCCTAAAACACATACAACTCCACTGACCAAATCCTTTTCCCAACTGTGGGGTTGGATCCTGTTCCGCCATTCAACAACATTTAAGGCCATGTTTGCTGTCAACCCAAAGCCACTCATAACTTCTCACTACTTCTTCCCAAGTCATCTTCAACCTACCCCTTAGTCTTttaattcctcttcttcatcaataTCAGTCTGCCCTGTAAGTGCACTTAATAAAAATCCCAGAAATTATCACCTATATTATCATTGTCTGCATATCTTCCAACTGATTATAAGTTAGAACCAGCAACCAAATCCACCTATAGTTCATTTCTTGATTTTAGGATCCCAGATG
This window harbors:
- the LOC122661517 gene encoding protein PLASTID MOVEMENT IMPAIRED 1 isoform X2, with translation MASELPGRRNSNSQLLEELDALSQSLYQSNPTTRRTASLALPRTSVPPISSTIAAAITKNEDDRLEPRPRSRRMSLSPWRSRPKLDDEEQQDRATMPSDRPQQLKKFIDDKPASAEKKGIWNWKPIRALSHVGMQKLSCLFSVEVVTVHGLPASMNGLRLSVRVRKKETRDGAVQTMPARVLQGAADFEETLFVKCNLYCSSSGGSGKQESIEKNFEGTRVRQWDISFDLSGKAKGGELVLKLGFQIMEKDGGSGIYGQAVSPGAGRGTDSSSSFGRKQSKSSFSIPSPRMSRRMEPLTPSKTRTSMDFQAMDDLNLDEPAPAPSTSSSIQKPKEMEPDIDDFDLPDFEVVDKGVEIQDKNEAEEVKSEDTSDGRSVSSEVVKEVVNDQIHLTRLTELDSIAQQIKALESMMNSENSVKTEDETESQRLDADEETVTKEFLQMLEDEEANEFKFGQPDIYTLKLEAAEEDAAAESKVFLSDLGKGLGSVVQTRDGGYLAAMNPFNNEVTRKETPKLAMQISKPLILPSHKSMSGFEIFQRMAALGIEELSSEILSSIPIDELIGKTAEQIAFEGIASAIIHGRDKEGASSSAARTIAAVKSMTTAMSTGRKERISTGIWNVSEQPVMVDEILAFSMQKIESMAIDALKIQADMADEDAPFDVSPLVEGTEIIRGKDPSHPLASAVPFDDWLRNGGLTTSKGDPGKPEILTLLVVIQLRDPLRRYEAVGGPVIALIQATHVDSTGSKYDEDKRFKVVSLHVAGLKVRAGGKRPQWDAEKPRLTAMQWLVAYGLGKARRKGKHIQAKEQDLLWSLSSRIMADMWLKSMRNPDVKFPKQQ
- the LOC122661517 gene encoding protein PLASTID MOVEMENT IMPAIRED 1 isoform X1, translated to MASELPGRRNSNSQLLEELDALSQSLYQSNPTTRRTASLALPRTSVPPISSTIAAAITKNEDDRLEPRPRSRRMSLSPWRSRPKLDDEEQQDRATMPSDRPQQLKKFIDDKPASAEKKGIWNWKPIRALSHVGMQKLSCLFSVEVVTVHGLPASMNGLRLSVRVRKKETRDGAVQTMPARVLQGAADFEETLFVKCNLYCSSSGGSGKQVKFEPRPFWIYVIAVDADELDFGRSSVDLSLLVQESIEKNFEGTRVRQWDISFDLSGKAKGGELVLKLGFQIMEKDGGSGIYGQAVSPGAGRGTDSSSSFGRKQSKSSFSIPSPRMSRRMEPLTPSKTRTSMDFQAMDDLNLDEPAPAPSTSSSIQKPKEMEPDIDDFDLPDFEVVDKGVEIQDKNERSVSSEVVKEVVNDQIHLTRLTELDSIAQQIKALESMMNSENSVKTEDETESQRLDADEETVTKEFLQMLEDEEANEFKFGQPDIYTLKLEAAEEDAAAESKVFLSDLGKGLGSVVQTRDGGYLAAMNPFNNEVTRKETPKLAMQISKPLILPSHKSMSGFEIFQRMAALGIEELSSEILSSIPIDELIGKTAEQIAFEGIASAIIHGRDKEGASSSAARTIAAVKSMTTAMSTGRKERISTGIWNVSEQPVMVDEILAFSMQKIESMAIDALKIQADMADEDAPFDVSPLVEGTEIIRGKDPSHPLASAVPFDDWLRNGGLTTSKGDPGKPEILTLLVVIQLRDPLRRYEAVGGPVIALIQATHVDSTGSKYDEDKRFKVVSLHVAGLKVRAGGKRPQWDAEKPRLTAMQWLVAYGLGKARRKGKHIQAKEQDLLWSLSSRIMADMWLKSMRNPDVKFPKQQ
- the LOC122661520 gene encoding eukaryotic translation initiation factor 6-2 isoform X1, with the protein product MATRLQFENCCEVGVFSKLTNAYCLVAIGGSESFYSIFESELADAIPVIKTSIGGTRIIGRLCAGNKNGLLLPHTTTDQELQHLRNSLPDQVVVQRIDERLSALGNCIACNDHVALTHTDLDKETEEMIADVLGVEVFRQTIAGNILVGSYCAFSNRGGLVHPHTSIEDLDELSTLLQVPLVAGTVNRGSEVIAAGMTVNDWTAFCGSDTTATELSVIESVFKLREAQPNAIVDEMRKSLIDSYV